Genomic DNA from Gallaecimonas pentaromativorans:
TCACCCCGACAGCAACGGCTCGCCGCTTTTTCATGTGTTCAGTGGCGCCGCCATGTTCGGGGCCTTTTTTATCGCCACCGATCCGGTTACCGCCGCCACCTCGCCCAAGGGCCGGCTTATCTTTGGTTTGCTCATTGGCGTGCTGACCTACTTTATCCGCGCCTTTGGCGGCTACCCTGACGCCATCGCCTTTGCAGTATTGCTGGCCAACATGGCGGCGCCTTTGCTGGATAACTACACCAGGCCCCAAAGTTTCGGGGAAGGGTCCAAATGATGATGTTTTCTGCCGCCCGCAAGAACGGGCTTATCCTCGGTATCTTCGCCCTGGCCTGCACGGCGCTCTTGGCTGGCACCCATGAGCTCACCAAGGACCGCATTGCCGAGCAAAAAGAAGCCCAGCGCCTGAAAATCTTGAACGCCATGATCCCCAAGGCCAGCCATGACAACGACCTCTACCACGACTGCACCGAGGTGAGCGACCCGGCCCTGTTGGGTACCAAAGACCCCCTTGCGGTGTTTCGCGCCCGCAAAAACGGCAAACCGGTGGCCCTGGCCATGGAAACCGTGGCCCCGGACGGCTACAGCGGCGCCATCTCCCTGATGGTGGGCATGTCCTACCCCGACGGCACCGTGCTGGGCGTTGAAGTGCTTGAGCACAAGGAAACCCCCGGCCTTGGCGATAAAATCGAGCGCCGCAAATCCAGTTGGCTGGACGAATTTACCGGCAAATCCCCCACCGGCCCCAGCGACCCGGCCTGGGCCGTGAAAAAAGACGGCGGCCAGTTTGACCAGTTCACCGGCGCCACCATCACCCCAAGGGCGGTGGTTAAAGCGGTGGGCCGCACCGTGGAATACTTCAGGCAGAACAAGGACGCCCTCTTTGCCGCAACCGGCCAATGTGGAGGCACGCAATGAGCCAGTTCAAAGAAATCGCCAGCTTAGGCCTTTGGAAAAACAACCCGGGCCTGGTGCAGCTATTGGGGCTTTGCCCGCTGTTGGCGGTGTCCAACACCCTTACCAACGCCCTGGGCCTTGGGGTTGCCACCATGCTGGTGCTGATAGCCTCTAACGCCACCGTTTCCCTGGTGCGCCACTTTGTGCCCAAGGAAATTCGCATGGCGGTGTTTGTGATGATCATCGCCGCCTTCGTGACCGCCGTTGAGCAGGTGATGACCGCCTTTGCCTATGGCCTTTATCAATCCCTTGGCATCTTTATTCCGCTCATCGTCACCAACTGCGTGATCATGGGCCGCGCCGAGGCCTTTGCCTCCAAAAACACCGTGGGTCTTGCCGCCTTTGACGGCCTGATGATGGGCCTTGGCTTTACCGCCGTGCTGGTGGTGCTGGGCGGGCTTCGGGAGGTGATTGGCCAGGGCACCCTCTTTGACGGCGCCGATCTCCTGCTGGGTGACTGGGCCAAGAGCCTGCGTATCGAGGTGTTCCACTTCGACGCCAAATTCCTGGTGGCCCTGCTGCCGCCGGGAGCCTTTATTGGCCTGGGTTTCCTGATTGCCCTTAAAAAGGTCATCGACCAGCAACGACAACGCAAAACCGCGCCGGCACCGGTGGTCAAGGCCGAGCGGGTGCGGGTAACCACGGCAGACTGATGAACCAGCAAAAACGTATCGAGATCCTGACCCGGCTGCGCGATGCCAACCCCCATCCCACCACCGAGCTGAACTTCAGCACCCCCTTCGAGCTGCTGGTGGCGGTAACCCTCTCGGCCCAGGCTACCGATGTCGGGGTCAACAAGGCCACCGACAAGCTGTTCCCGGCCGCCAACACCCCTAAGGCCATCTGGGATTTGGGGGTCGATGGCCTCAAGGATTACATCAAGACCATCGGCCTTTTTAATGCCAAGGCCGAGAACGTCCATAAGATGTGCCGTATCCTGCTCGATGAGCACGGCGGCGAGGTGCCCGAAAGCCGCGAGGCCTTGGAAGCCCTGCCAGGGGTGGGCCGCAAAACCGCCAACGTGGTGCTCAACACCGCTTTTGGCTGGCCCACCATCGCCGTAGACACCCATATTTTCCGGGTCTCCAACCGCACCAAGTTTGCCCCCGGCAAAGACGTGCGGGCGGTGGAAGACAAGCTGGAAAAGGTGGTACCCAAAGAATTTAAAGTGGACGTGCACCACTGGCTTATCCTGCACGGCCGCTACACCTGTATCGCGCGCAAGCCCCGCTGCGGGTCTTGTATTATTGAAGATCTTTGCGAATTCAAAGACAAAATCGACATCTGAAACAACGAGGTGAGCAATGCGACTTCTTCACACCATGCTGCGGGTTGGCAACCTGGACAAATCCATCGCCTTCTACACACAAGTGCTCGGCATGAAACTGCTGCGCCAGTCCGACAACACCGAGTACAAATACAGCCTGGCCTTCGTGGGCTACGGCGATGAAATCGACCACACCGTTATCGAGCTGACTTACAACTGGGGCGTCGAGAGCTACGACTTGGGTAGCGCCTACGGCCATATCGCCATCGAAGCCGACGACATCTATGCCCTGTGCGAAGAAGTGCGGGCCAAAGGCGGCAAGGTGACCCGCGAGCCGGGCCCGGTACTGGGCGGCAGCACCGTTATCGCCTTCGTCGAAGACCCTGACGGCTACAAGATTGAATTTATTGCCAAAAAAGACGCAGGCAAAGGCCTGGGC
This window encodes:
- the rsxG gene encoding electron transport complex subunit RsxG; translation: MFSAARKNGLILGIFALACTALLAGTHELTKDRIAEQKEAQRLKILNAMIPKASHDNDLYHDCTEVSDPALLGTKDPLAVFRARKNGKPVALAMETVAPDGYSGAISLMVGMSYPDGTVLGVEVLEHKETPGLGDKIERRKSSWLDEFTGKSPTGPSDPAWAVKKDGGQFDQFTGATITPRAVVKAVGRTVEYFRQNKDALFAATGQCGGTQ
- a CDS encoding electron transport complex subunit E, whose amino-acid sequence is MSQFKEIASLGLWKNNPGLVQLLGLCPLLAVSNTLTNALGLGVATMLVLIASNATVSLVRHFVPKEIRMAVFVMIIAAFVTAVEQVMTAFAYGLYQSLGIFIPLIVTNCVIMGRAEAFASKNTVGLAAFDGLMMGLGFTAVLVVLGGLREVIGQGTLFDGADLLLGDWAKSLRIEVFHFDAKFLVALLPPGAFIGLGFLIALKKVIDQQRQRKTAPAPVVKAERVRVTTAD
- the nth gene encoding endonuclease III; the encoded protein is MNQQKRIEILTRLRDANPHPTTELNFSTPFELLVAVTLSAQATDVGVNKATDKLFPAANTPKAIWDLGVDGLKDYIKTIGLFNAKAENVHKMCRILLDEHGGEVPESREALEALPGVGRKTANVVLNTAFGWPTIAVDTHIFRVSNRTKFAPGKDVRAVEDKLEKVVPKEFKVDVHHWLILHGRYTCIARKPRCGSCIIEDLCEFKDKIDI
- the gloA gene encoding lactoylglutathione lyase; its protein translation is MRLLHTMLRVGNLDKSIAFYTQVLGMKLLRQSDNTEYKYSLAFVGYGDEIDHTVIELTYNWGVESYDLGSAYGHIAIEADDIYALCEEVRAKGGKVTREPGPVLGGSTVIAFVEDPDGYKIEFIAKKDAGKGLGN